From one Ignavibacteria bacterium genomic stretch:
- a CDS encoding T9SS type A sorting domain-containing protein: MWATRLFLSAVLMLFAACAAVVTAQSYLSWQQQTGNGPVNDRESREVLYTFDGSSLVLTITTDTSTPDRPLFMQISLRNYVGIGTYTLGTGTWWRYGQRTDQTYRCLSGTFNVTRVDSVKNRIYGTFNWFGETTTPSGITLNVRISNGQFDILVKPKLVVTANPKTGTKLKPKEDGKFTITVTKEITNTPVSNATVEIKWPKNTFENTQTTYKTNSSGVATVEFKVAKSVADGDYEITAKATKENYDDSNEEKVTVTIDASRRYWYAKCNGISWLMFDAGEDSVWEDINDQIIEADGPSIAIGGFIKCNGTMRINKDANSVTGNGQLYIPLSDGTQFTLYSGAFGFGIFPCGELLDLTADALVQKFTGGRIKDTKISITEGLGEISGAKLSFTIEGPKNLSSGCNPDLKGAIWQANKELSIPIELSFTREGSNYFYTAKLGVTELSLGPSFCLKEANIAYDSKADSLSLGATAKCPMFEEAGFTAYMKKQTLEGGSVSIKFNSCIPFPETPFCWAGGSAAIDNINSLNPFKMTLQGLFGVIGKPELCEFDIHGGVQFPPVVFKGGASVKFINAKFLSEKNPWQMEAGVDCEIDLDKRSITFEGNEKMLHLGGDYFLTGKTVRSLAFFNGINLTGSNSATLQIPKLSQENAEKIGIAGKFINTYTPLHLGTVTAALRLIENGEKTLSVAYDLNNATGALSAEAKELMSRIGKGTLTVDFTKLPSASAVSFDGGFTALVKAFWGRPGETAKGDNVQKTVSQEAVVPANSEMLMVMIDSKSADLKTTLTNPSGKTYNGSDEADSVLFSPAPEGNGITVWVVNNPAPGTWTISADNVGDSDSIAVYIRSAARPFAVTALQEGKTITATWDASGAPEKSTVSIFYYEPNTDYLKGIEIANVPESDGKAIITLADSTAPCEFLLWARRNDPTSLADAHIDGRFSNSKTYLLPPTNVTVIANQLGDAVVRWTPSPDLNVASYGIILRRLPLADTIIASAYGSDTVAEFSYTLTGSEQVLVKAFDSRGRAGCESQASTITVGVGEYAVTGDHPVAVYPNPTRGTATVTVSSDFGTQATEIVITDALGRVVATHSLRAGETSFRVNTVSMPVGTYHIVVNNNTNSVHVPLTVLR; the protein is encoded by the coding sequence ATGTGGGCAACCAGACTCTTTCTTTCCGCAGTACTTATGCTTTTTGCTGCCTGTGCAGCAGTTGTTACTGCGCAGTCGTACCTATCGTGGCAGCAGCAAACCGGTAATGGTCCGGTGAATGATCGAGAATCCCGTGAAGTGTTGTACACGTTTGACGGGTCGTCGTTGGTGCTGACAATCACCACGGATACATCTACGCCTGACAGACCGTTATTCATGCAGATTTCACTCCGTAATTACGTCGGCATTGGCACCTACACGCTGGGTACCGGTACATGGTGGAGGTACGGACAGCGTACCGACCAGACGTATCGCTGTCTAAGTGGTACGTTTAATGTTACTCGCGTTGATTCGGTAAAGAACCGGATTTACGGTACGTTTAACTGGTTCGGCGAAACAACCACTCCCAGTGGTATTACCCTTAATGTACGAATCTCTAACGGACAGTTTGATATCCTGGTTAAACCAAAACTGGTAGTGACGGCAAATCCCAAAACCGGAACCAAACTCAAACCAAAGGAGGACGGGAAATTTACCATTACCGTCACCAAGGAAATCACCAATACACCCGTCAGCAATGCAACGGTAGAAATCAAATGGCCGAAGAACACTTTTGAGAATACGCAGACAACCTACAAAACAAATTCATCAGGCGTTGCCACTGTTGAATTTAAGGTGGCCAAGTCAGTGGCAGACGGAGACTATGAAATCACTGCCAAGGCTACTAAGGAGAATTACGATGACAGCAACGAGGAAAAAGTCACTGTCACCATTGATGCGTCACGCCGGTACTGGTATGCAAAATGTAATGGAATCAGCTGGCTGATGTTTGACGCAGGTGAAGATTCGGTTTGGGAAGACATTAATGACCAGATTATTGAGGCAGATGGCCCTTCTATCGCAATCGGAGGCTTTATCAAATGCAACGGTACAATGCGGATTAATAAAGATGCAAATTCGGTCACCGGAAATGGACAACTGTACATCCCTTTATCTGACGGCACACAGTTCACCCTGTACAGCGGCGCTTTCGGCTTTGGCATTTTCCCCTGCGGCGAGCTCCTTGACCTGACAGCGGATGCGTTAGTACAAAAGTTTACCGGTGGAAGGATCAAGGATACTAAGATTTCAATAACGGAAGGCCTCGGAGAAATCTCCGGCGCAAAACTCTCCTTTACCATCGAGGGACCCAAGAATCTGTCATCCGGATGCAACCCTGATCTTAAGGGGGCAATCTGGCAGGCAAACAAGGAGCTCAGTATTCCCATCGAACTGTCATTTACCCGCGAAGGTTCAAACTACTTTTATACTGCCAAGCTTGGGGTTACCGAGCTGAGTCTTGGACCATCCTTCTGCCTAAAAGAAGCCAATATTGCATACGACAGTAAGGCCGACTCACTGTCGCTTGGCGCAACCGCCAAGTGTCCGATGTTCGAAGAAGCAGGCTTTACGGCGTATATGAAGAAACAAACACTGGAAGGGGGCTCTGTCAGCATTAAATTCAACTCCTGTATCCCGTTTCCAGAGACGCCATTCTGCTGGGCAGGCGGCAGTGCTGCTATTGACAACATCAATTCGCTTAACCCATTTAAAATGACGCTTCAGGGGCTGTTTGGCGTGATCGGCAAACCTGAATTATGTGAATTTGATATTCACGGTGGCGTCCAGTTTCCTCCGGTTGTGTTTAAGGGTGGTGCATCGGTAAAATTTATCAATGCTAAATTTCTTTCTGAAAAGAACCCGTGGCAGATGGAGGCTGGTGTTGACTGTGAAATTGACTTAGACAAGCGCTCAATCACCTTTGAAGGGAATGAAAAGATGCTGCACCTTGGAGGTGATTACTTCCTAACCGGGAAAACGGTCCGCAGTCTGGCATTCTTCAATGGTATTAACCTTACAGGCTCAAACTCCGCCACACTGCAGATTCCAAAACTATCACAGGAAAACGCTGAGAAAATTGGAATTGCAGGCAAGTTTATTAACACCTACACACCGTTGCACCTGGGGACGGTTACCGCAGCCCTGCGTTTAATTGAGAATGGTGAGAAAACGCTTTCAGTGGCCTATGACCTAAACAATGCAACCGGAGCACTCTCTGCAGAGGCAAAGGAACTGATGAGCCGGATTGGCAAGGGCACGTTAACGGTTGATTTCACCAAACTGCCTTCAGCATCGGCAGTATCATTTGACGGTGGCTTTACTGCCTTGGTAAAGGCATTCTGGGGCAGGCCCGGAGAGACTGCTAAGGGCGACAACGTACAGAAGACAGTATCACAGGAGGCAGTAGTACCGGCAAACTCCGAGATGCTGATGGTTATGATCGACAGCAAGTCCGCTGATTTAAAAACCACTCTTACCAATCCATCAGGTAAAACGTACAATGGTTCCGACGAAGCAGACAGTGTTCTGTTCTCGCCCGCCCCTGAAGGAAACGGCATCACGGTGTGGGTGGTAAATAACCCAGCGCCCGGGACATGGACGATTAGCGCAGATAACGTTGGCGACTCTGATTCAATTGCCGTTTATATTCGCTCTGCCGCCCGTCCGTTCGCGGTTACTGCGTTACAGGAAGGGAAAACCATAACAGCAACCTGGGATGCTTCAGGAGCCCCTGAGAAATCTACTGTCAGCATTTTTTACTATGAACCCAATACCGATTACCTTAAAGGTATCGAGATCGCCAACGTCCCGGAATCTGATGGTAAGGCCATTATTACTCTGGCCGACAGCACAGCACCGTGCGAATTTCTGCTCTGGGCACGGCGGAACGATCCGACGTCACTGGCAGACGCTCATATTGATGGACGTTTTAGCAATTCAAAAACATATTTACTACCTCCTACCAACGTAACTGTGATAGCTAATCAGCTTGGAGATGCGGTTGTACGCTGGACACCTTCACCTGATCTGAACGTTGCCAGCTATGGCATTATTCTTCGCCGGCTGCCCCTTGCTGATACCATTATTGCATCGGCATATGGTTCTGATACCGTAGCCGAATTCTCATATACGTTAACTGGATCTGAGCAAGTCCTTGTAAAGGCATTCGACTCAAGAGGTCGCGCCGGTTGTGAAAGCCAGGCATCCACGATTACCGTTGGCGTTGGTGAGTATGCGGTCACCGGTGATCATCCAGTTGCTGTGTATCCGAATCCAACCCGTGGGACTGCCACGGTAACGGTATCAAGCGATTTCGGAACCCAGGCTACTGAAATTGTGATCACCGATGCTTTAGGAAGAGTAGTTGCTACGCATTCTCTTCGGGCAGGTGAAACAAGTTTCCGCGTGAATACGGTTTCGATGCCTGTTGGTACATACCACATTGTTGTAAACAACAATACAAACAGTGTTCACGTACCGCTTACTGTGTTACGCTAA